Proteins co-encoded in one Gossypium arboreum isolate Shixiya-1 chromosome 11, ASM2569848v2, whole genome shotgun sequence genomic window:
- the LOC108456565 gene encoding polyadenylate-binding protein-interacting protein 11-like isoform X1: protein MAVVENASNQDTEAATVTSNDQDQSKLRSTTDLSLHDNDQGLYNKIGGTNGGGGKDELGDSFKRDMRELQELFSKLNPMAKEFVPHSLVNNGFNGGFHTNNIAFQNNNNNISRNGNANCNGGGKRKKNLGQGKRKSNSRTSMAQREEVIRRTVYVSDIDHQVTEEQLAGLFVGCGQVVDCRICGDPNSVLRFAFIEFTDEEGAQAALNLAGTMLGFYPVRVLPSKTAIAPVNPTFLPRNEDERQICARTIYCTNIDRKVTQAEVKLFFETVCGEVYRLRLLGDYQHSTRIAFVEFALAESAIAALNCSGVVLGSLPIRISPSKTPVRPRAPRLPSY from the exons ATGGCTGTTGTTGAGAATGCTTCGAATCAAGACACGGAGGCTGCAACAGTGACGTCAAACGACCAAGATCAGTCAAAGCTTCGGTCAACAACCGATCTGAGCTTACACGACAACGATCAAGGGTTGTACAACAAGATCGGTGGAACCAACGGTGGTGGTGGTAAAGATGAGCTTGGGGATAGTTTCAAAAGAGATATGAGGGAGTTACAAGAACTGTTCTCTAAGCTTAACCCCATGGCTAAAGAGTTTGTACCTCACTCGCTTGTTAACAACGGATTCAATGGTGGGTTTCACACTAACAATATTGCTTTTCAAAACAACAATAACAACATCTCAAGGAATGGTAATGCTAATTGCAATGGTGGTGGTAAAAGG AAGAAAAATTTAGGTCAAGGGAAACGGAAATCGAACAGCAGGACAAGTATGGCTCAAAGAGAAGAGGTTATCCGTAGGACTGTTTATGTTTCTGATATCGACCACCAG GTCACGGAGGAGCAGCTTGCCGGTTTATTTGTGGGTTGTGGGCAG GTGGTTGACTGTCGCATATGTGGTGATCCTAACTCTGTACTTCGTTTTGCTTTTATCGAGTTTACTGATGAAG AAGGTGCGCAAGCTGCACTGAACCTGGCAGGGACTATGCTTGGATTCTATCCAGTTAGGGTGCTGCCTTCGAAAACAGCTATCGCACCTGTTAACCCGACATTTTTGCCAAGG AACGAGGATGAGCGTCAAATTTGTGCGAGAACTATCTATTGTACAAACATTGACAGGAAG GTTACTCAAGCTGAGGTTAAACTCTTTTTCGAAACAGTCTGTGGGGAG GTTTATCGCCTAAGGCTGCTTGGGGACTATCAGCATTCAACTCGCATTGCTTTTGTCGAGTTTGCATTG GCTGAAAGTGCGATTGCTGCTCTCAACTGTAGTGGTGTGGTTCTGGGATCATTGCCTATAAG GATCAGCCCATCAAAGACCCCAGTTCGGCCACGAGCTCCTCGCCTTCCCTCGTACTAA
- the LOC108455114 gene encoding protein IQ-DOMAIN 18-like encodes MVNKTPTSWLSMVKRALGSNAKDNEKKSCRTREKRRWLFKWSQQRKPKTKSQSIAAVNIVRLNCRASNYAIVGEKNQAAIVIQTAFRGYIARKALGALKGVVKLQALVRGHNVRRRAKVALKCMQSLVRVQNRVLLHQQRARLSYEGCRRAMFIESNSSWESPCLQDLRRRKSILSALTFFSLGFTI; translated from the exons ATGGTAAACAAAACACCGACCTCGTGGTTGTCAATGGTGAAAAGGGCTCTCGGGTCTAATGCTAAAGATAACGAGAAAAAAAGTTGCAGAACAAGAGAGAAAAGAAGATGGCTATTTAAATGGTCTCAACAACGTAAACCCAAGACCAAATCACAATCCATTGCAGCTGTTAACATCGTTAGGCTTAATTGCAGAGCTTCCAATTACGCCATTGTTGGAGAAAAAAACCAAGCTGCTATTGTCATTCAAACAGCTTTTAGAGGCTACATA gcAAGGAAAGCATTGGGAGCATTGAAAGGGGTAGTGAAGCTTCAAGCTTTAGTGAGAGGGCACAATGTGAGAAGACGAGCAAAGGTGGCACTAAAATGCATGCAATCTTTGGTTCGAGTACAAAATCGAGTGCTGCTCCATCAACAACGAGCAAGGCTTTCATATGAAGGGTGTAGAAGGGCCATGTTTATTGAATCCAATTCATCGTGGGAATCTCCATGTCTGCAAGATCTTCGTAGGAGAAAGTCCATCCTAAGTGCTTTAACTTTTTTTTCATTGGGTTTTACTATCTGA
- the LOC108456566 gene encoding polyadenylate-binding protein-interacting protein 11-like isoform X1: protein MAVVENASNQDTAAATVTSNDQDQSKLRSTTDLSLHDNDQGLYNKIGGTNGGGGKDELGDSFKRDMRELQELFSKLNPMAEEFVPHSLVNNGLNGGFHTNNIALQNNNNNISRNGNANCNGGGKRKKNLGQGKRKSNSRTSMAQREEVIRRTVYVSDIDHQVTEEQLAGLFVGCGQVVDCRICGDPNSVLRFAFIEFTDEEGAQAALNLAGTMLGFYPVRVLPSKTAIAPVNPTFLPRNEDERQMCARTIYCTNIDKKVTQADVKLFFETVCGEVYRLRLLGDYQHSTRIAFVEFVMAESAIAALNCSGVVLGSLPIRVSPSKTPVRPRAPRLPSY from the exons ATGGCTGTTGTTGAGAATGCTTCGAATCAAGACACGGCGGCTGCAACAGTGACGTCAAACGACCAAGATCAGTCAAAGCTTCGGTCAACAACCGATCTGAGCTTACACGACAACGACCAAGGGTTGTACAACAAGATCGGTGGAACCAACGGTGGTGGTGGTAAAGATGAGCTTGGGGATAGTTTCAAAAGAGATATGAGAGAGTTACAAGAACTGTTCTCTAAGCTTAACCCCATGGCTGAAGAGTTTGTACCTCACTCGCTTGTTAACAATGGACTCAATGGTGGGTTTCACACTAACAATATTGCTTTACAAAACAACAATAACAACATCTCAAGGAATGGTAATGCTAATTGCAATGGTGGTGGTAAAAGG AAGAAAAATTTAGGTCAAGGGAAACGGAAATCGAACAGCAGGACAAGTATGGCTCAAAGAGAAGAGGTTATCCGTAGGACTGTTTATGTGTCTGATATCGACCACCAG GTCACAGAGGAGCAGCTTGCCGGTTTATTTGTGGGTTGTGGGCAG GTGGTTGACTGTCGCATATGTGGTGATCCTAACTCTGTACTTCGTTTTGCTTTTATCGAGTTTACTGATGAAG AAGGTGCACAAGCTGCACTGAACCTGGCAGGAACTATGCTTGGATTCTATCCAGTTAGGGTGCTGCCTTCGAAAACAGCTATCGCACCTGTTAACCCGACATTTTTGCCAAGG AACGAGGATGAGCGTCAAATGTGTGCGAGAACTATCTACTGTACAAACATTGACAAGAAG GTTACTCAAGCTGATGTTAAACTCTTTTTCGAGACAGTCTGTGGGGAG GTTTACCGCCTGAGGTTGCTTGGGGACTATCAGCATTCAACTCGCATTGCTTTCGTCGAGTTTGTAATG GCTGAAAGTGCGATTGCTGCTCTCAACTGTAGTGGTGTGGTTCTGGGATCATTGCCTATAAG GGTCAGCCCATCAAAGACCCCAGTTCGGCCACGAGCTCCTCGCCTTCCCTCGTACTAA
- the LOC108456562 gene encoding protein CANDIDATE G-PROTEIN COUPLED RECEPTOR 7-like: protein MAMMTCRSLLLLLLISLFVSFGFAEIRLTEIRSDVRPIIPFDEFGFTHNGRLELNLSQIDLSDKNKNLDLNKIGFFLCTRDTWFHVLEQLNDHHVTCALDSELVKVVFRFKSLDGKTSINPVFPVNKADQYTLLFANCLTQVKVSMTVRSAMYNIEGKQSRDYLSAGKTILPRVYFLLSLVYFSLAGIWVYFLYKKRLTVFRIHFFMLAVIVLKAFNLVFEAEDKSYIKRTGSAHGWDVLFYIFSFLKGIMLFTLIVLIGTGWSFLKPYLQDKEKKVLMIVIPLQVVANIAQVVIDEASPFGQDRATWKQLFLLVDVICCCAVLFPIVWSIKNLREAARTDGKAAVNLMKLTLFRQYYVVVICYIYFTRVVVYALETITSYKYLWTAVLAGELATLAFYVFTGYKFKPEAHNPYFAIDDEEEEAAAEQLKLEDEFEL from the coding sequence ATGGCGATGATGACCTGCCGTTCCTTGTTGCTTTTACTTTTGATctcactttttgtttcttttgGTTTCGCCGAGATCCGTTTGACGGAGATCCGATCCGATGTCCGACCCATAATACCTTTCGATGAGTTCGGGTTCACTCACAACGGCCGCCTTGAACTCAACCTCTCTCAGATCGATCTCTCCGACAAGAACAAGAACCTCGACTTGAACAAAATCGGATTCTTCCTCTGCACGCGCGACACGTGGTTCCACGTGCTTGAACAACTCAACGACCACCATGTCACGTGTGCTCTCGATTCCGAACTCGTCAAGGTCGTCTTCAGGTTCAAATCTCTCGACGGGAAAACGAGCATCAACCCCGTTTTCCCAGTAAACAAGGCTGACCAGTACACCCTACTCTTCGCTAATTGTTTGACTCAAGTCAAAGTATCGATGACCGTCCGATCGGCGATGTACAATATTGAAGGGAAGCAAAGCCGTGATTATCTCTCCGCCGGCAAAACAATTCTCCCTAGGGTTTACTTCCTTTTATCCCTCGTTTATTTCAGTCTCGCAGGGATTTGGGTTTACTTTCTTTACAAAAAACGACTCACCGTGTTCCGAATCCATTTCTTTATGCTAGCAGTCATTGTTTTAAAAGCCTTCAATCTCGTGTTTGAAGCGGAGGATAAATCTTATATCAAACGAACCGGAAGTGCTCATGGTTGGGATGTTTTGTTTTACATATTCAGTTTCTTGAAAGGGATCATGCTTTTCACGCTCATCGTTTTGATCGGCACCGGTTGGTCGTTTTTGAAACCTTATTTGCAGGACAAAGAAAAGAAGGTTTTAATGATCGTGATTCCACTTCAAGTTGTTGCTAACATCGCCCAAGTCGTCATCGATGAGGCCTCCCCATTTGGTCAAGATAGGGCGACATGGAAGCAACTGTTTTTGCTTGTTGATGTTATTTGTTGTTGCGCTGTGTTGTTCCCTATCGTTTGGTCGATTAAGAACCTGCGTGAGGCGGCTCGAACGGATGGGAAAGCTGCGGTGAATTTGATGAAATTGACTCTGTTTAGGCAGTATTACGTTGTGGTGATCTGTTATATTTACTTCACTCGTGTTGTGGTTTATGCTTTGGAGACGATTACTTCGTATAAGTATCTATGGACCGCTGTGTTGGCCGGAGAATTGGCCACTCTTGCCTTTTATGTGTTTACTGGGTATAAATTCAAGCCAGAGGCGCATAACCCATATTTTGCCATCGATGATGAAGAGGAAGAGGCTGCTGCAGAGCAGTTGAAGCTTGAAGATGAGTTTGAATTGTGA
- the LOC108456566 gene encoding polyadenylate-binding protein-interacting protein 11-like isoform X2, protein MAVVENASNQDTAAATVTSNDQDQSKLRSTTDLSLHDNDQGLYNKIGGTNGGGGKDELGDSFKRDMRELQELFSKLNPMAEEFVPHSLVNNGLNGGFHTNNIALQNNNNNISRNGNANCNGGGKRKNLGQGKRKSNSRTSMAQREEVIRRTVYVSDIDHQVTEEQLAGLFVGCGQVVDCRICGDPNSVLRFAFIEFTDEEGAQAALNLAGTMLGFYPVRVLPSKTAIAPVNPTFLPRNEDERQMCARTIYCTNIDKKVTQADVKLFFETVCGEVYRLRLLGDYQHSTRIAFVEFVMAESAIAALNCSGVVLGSLPIRVSPSKTPVRPRAPRLPSY, encoded by the exons ATGGCTGTTGTTGAGAATGCTTCGAATCAAGACACGGCGGCTGCAACAGTGACGTCAAACGACCAAGATCAGTCAAAGCTTCGGTCAACAACCGATCTGAGCTTACACGACAACGACCAAGGGTTGTACAACAAGATCGGTGGAACCAACGGTGGTGGTGGTAAAGATGAGCTTGGGGATAGTTTCAAAAGAGATATGAGAGAGTTACAAGAACTGTTCTCTAAGCTTAACCCCATGGCTGAAGAGTTTGTACCTCACTCGCTTGTTAACAATGGACTCAATGGTGGGTTTCACACTAACAATATTGCTTTACAAAACAACAATAACAACATCTCAAGGAATGGTAATGCTAATTGCAATGGTGGTGGTAAAAGG AAAAATTTAGGTCAAGGGAAACGGAAATCGAACAGCAGGACAAGTATGGCTCAAAGAGAAGAGGTTATCCGTAGGACTGTTTATGTGTCTGATATCGACCACCAG GTCACAGAGGAGCAGCTTGCCGGTTTATTTGTGGGTTGTGGGCAG GTGGTTGACTGTCGCATATGTGGTGATCCTAACTCTGTACTTCGTTTTGCTTTTATCGAGTTTACTGATGAAG AAGGTGCACAAGCTGCACTGAACCTGGCAGGAACTATGCTTGGATTCTATCCAGTTAGGGTGCTGCCTTCGAAAACAGCTATCGCACCTGTTAACCCGACATTTTTGCCAAGG AACGAGGATGAGCGTCAAATGTGTGCGAGAACTATCTACTGTACAAACATTGACAAGAAG GTTACTCAAGCTGATGTTAAACTCTTTTTCGAGACAGTCTGTGGGGAG GTTTACCGCCTGAGGTTGCTTGGGGACTATCAGCATTCAACTCGCATTGCTTTCGTCGAGTTTGTAATG GCTGAAAGTGCGATTGCTGCTCTCAACTGTAGTGGTGTGGTTCTGGGATCATTGCCTATAAG GGTCAGCCCATCAAAGACCCCAGTTCGGCCACGAGCTCCTCGCCTTCCCTCGTACTAA
- the LOC108456565 gene encoding polyadenylate-binding protein-interacting protein 11-like isoform X2 produces MAVVENASNQDTEAATVTSNDQDQSKLRSTTDLSLHDNDQGLYNKIGGTNGGGGKDELGDSFKRDMRELQELFSKLNPMAKEFVPHSLVNNGFNGGFHTNNIAFQNNNNNISRNGNANCNGGGKRKNLGQGKRKSNSRTSMAQREEVIRRTVYVSDIDHQVTEEQLAGLFVGCGQVVDCRICGDPNSVLRFAFIEFTDEEGAQAALNLAGTMLGFYPVRVLPSKTAIAPVNPTFLPRNEDERQICARTIYCTNIDRKVTQAEVKLFFETVCGEVYRLRLLGDYQHSTRIAFVEFALAESAIAALNCSGVVLGSLPIRISPSKTPVRPRAPRLPSY; encoded by the exons ATGGCTGTTGTTGAGAATGCTTCGAATCAAGACACGGAGGCTGCAACAGTGACGTCAAACGACCAAGATCAGTCAAAGCTTCGGTCAACAACCGATCTGAGCTTACACGACAACGATCAAGGGTTGTACAACAAGATCGGTGGAACCAACGGTGGTGGTGGTAAAGATGAGCTTGGGGATAGTTTCAAAAGAGATATGAGGGAGTTACAAGAACTGTTCTCTAAGCTTAACCCCATGGCTAAAGAGTTTGTACCTCACTCGCTTGTTAACAACGGATTCAATGGTGGGTTTCACACTAACAATATTGCTTTTCAAAACAACAATAACAACATCTCAAGGAATGGTAATGCTAATTGCAATGGTGGTGGTAAAAGG AAAAATTTAGGTCAAGGGAAACGGAAATCGAACAGCAGGACAAGTATGGCTCAAAGAGAAGAGGTTATCCGTAGGACTGTTTATGTTTCTGATATCGACCACCAG GTCACGGAGGAGCAGCTTGCCGGTTTATTTGTGGGTTGTGGGCAG GTGGTTGACTGTCGCATATGTGGTGATCCTAACTCTGTACTTCGTTTTGCTTTTATCGAGTTTACTGATGAAG AAGGTGCGCAAGCTGCACTGAACCTGGCAGGGACTATGCTTGGATTCTATCCAGTTAGGGTGCTGCCTTCGAAAACAGCTATCGCACCTGTTAACCCGACATTTTTGCCAAGG AACGAGGATGAGCGTCAAATTTGTGCGAGAACTATCTATTGTACAAACATTGACAGGAAG GTTACTCAAGCTGAGGTTAAACTCTTTTTCGAAACAGTCTGTGGGGAG GTTTATCGCCTAAGGCTGCTTGGGGACTATCAGCATTCAACTCGCATTGCTTTTGTCGAGTTTGCATTG GCTGAAAGTGCGATTGCTGCTCTCAACTGTAGTGGTGTGGTTCTGGGATCATTGCCTATAAG GATCAGCCCATCAAAGACCCCAGTTCGGCCACGAGCTCCTCGCCTTCCCTCGTACTAA
- the LOC108456566 gene encoding polyadenylate-binding protein-interacting protein 11-like isoform X3, which produces MAVVENASNQDTAAATVTSNDQDQSKLRSTTDLSLHDNDQGLYNKIGGTNGGGGKDELGDSFKRDMRELQELFSKLNPMAEEFVPHSLVNNGLNGGFHTNNIALQNNNNNISRNGNANCNGGGKRKKNLGQGKRKSNSRTSMAQREEVIRRTVYVSDIDHQVTEEQLAGLFVGCGQVVDCRICGDPNSVLRFAFIEFTDEEGAQAALNLAGTMLGFYPVRVLPSKTAIAPVNPTFLPRNEDERQMCARTIYCTNIDKKVTQADVKLFFETVCGEVYRLRLLGDYQHSTRIAFVEFVMAESAIAALNCSGVVLGSLPIRCCV; this is translated from the exons ATGGCTGTTGTTGAGAATGCTTCGAATCAAGACACGGCGGCTGCAACAGTGACGTCAAACGACCAAGATCAGTCAAAGCTTCGGTCAACAACCGATCTGAGCTTACACGACAACGACCAAGGGTTGTACAACAAGATCGGTGGAACCAACGGTGGTGGTGGTAAAGATGAGCTTGGGGATAGTTTCAAAAGAGATATGAGAGAGTTACAAGAACTGTTCTCTAAGCTTAACCCCATGGCTGAAGAGTTTGTACCTCACTCGCTTGTTAACAATGGACTCAATGGTGGGTTTCACACTAACAATATTGCTTTACAAAACAACAATAACAACATCTCAAGGAATGGTAATGCTAATTGCAATGGTGGTGGTAAAAGG AAGAAAAATTTAGGTCAAGGGAAACGGAAATCGAACAGCAGGACAAGTATGGCTCAAAGAGAAGAGGTTATCCGTAGGACTGTTTATGTGTCTGATATCGACCACCAG GTCACAGAGGAGCAGCTTGCCGGTTTATTTGTGGGTTGTGGGCAG GTGGTTGACTGTCGCATATGTGGTGATCCTAACTCTGTACTTCGTTTTGCTTTTATCGAGTTTACTGATGAAG AAGGTGCACAAGCTGCACTGAACCTGGCAGGAACTATGCTTGGATTCTATCCAGTTAGGGTGCTGCCTTCGAAAACAGCTATCGCACCTGTTAACCCGACATTTTTGCCAAGG AACGAGGATGAGCGTCAAATGTGTGCGAGAACTATCTACTGTACAAACATTGACAAGAAG GTTACTCAAGCTGATGTTAAACTCTTTTTCGAGACAGTCTGTGGGGAG GTTTACCGCCTGAGGTTGCTTGGGGACTATCAGCATTCAACTCGCATTGCTTTCGTCGAGTTTGTAATG GCTGAAAGTGCGATTGCTGCTCTCAACTGTAGTGGTGTGGTTCTGGGATCATTGCCTATAAG GTGTTGTGTATGA